Proteins from a single region of Hordeum vulgare subsp. vulgare chromosome 6H, MorexV3_pseudomolecules_assembly, whole genome shotgun sequence:
- the LOC123404958 gene encoding uncharacterized protein LOC123404958: TTTTVPVLIDRPSKYLLLRSFPEASPPRWGRRHHPLDRTVLSITIRPSLPALYKTPATARLPAPRRRRNNDVRQQQLFLFINRPIAWSWESMAADDGAGAYEDLLPVMAGRLGTAGLLSELRAGFRLLADPARGAITAESLRRSAGAVLGVPGMTAEEARAMVGEGDHDGDGALSEHEFCVLMVRLSPGIMADAEGWLEEAIADELLPPPPPPPAPAA, from the coding sequence ACCACCACCACGGTCCCGGTGCTGATCGACCGGCCGTCCAAATATCTCCTCCTCCGCAGCTTCCCGGAAGCTTCTCCCCCGAGATGGGGTCGCCGTCATCATCCTCTCGATCGTACCGTCCTATCCATCACCATCCGTCCCTCCCTCCCCGCTTTATACAAGACGCCAGCCACGGCTCGGCTTCCTGCGCCTCGTCGACGCAGAAACAACGACGTACGGCAGCAACAGTTGTTCTTGTTCATCAACAGGCCGATCGCTTGGTCGTGGGAGAGCATGGCGGCGGACGACGGCGCGGGGGCGTACGAGGACCTGCTGCCGGTGATGGCGGGGCGGCTGGGCACGGCGGGTCTGCTGTCGGAGCTGCGGGCGGGGTTCCGGCTGCTGGCCGACCCGGCGCGGGGCGCCATCACGGCCGAGAGCCTGCGGCGGAGCGCGGGGGCCGTGCTGGGCGTGCCGGGGATGACGGCCGAGGAGGCGCGGGCGATGGTGGGCGAGGGCGACCACGACGGCGACGGCGCGCTCAGCGAGCACGAGTTCTGCGTGCTCATGGTGCGCCTCAGCCCCGGCATCATGGCCGACGCCGAGGGATGGCTCGAGGAGGCCATCGCCGACGAGCTgctccccccgccgccgccgccccccgcgcCGGCCGCCTGA